From the genome of Delphinus delphis chromosome 8, mDelDel1.2, whole genome shotgun sequence, one region includes:
- the LOC132429728 gene encoding hemoglobin subunit beta codes for MVHLTGEEKSAVTALWGKVNVEEVGGEALGRLLVVYPWTQRFFESFGDLSTADAVMKNPNVKKHGQKVLASFGEGLKHLDDLKGTFAALSELHCDKLHVDPENFRLLGNVLVVVLARHFGKEFTPELQSAYQKVVAGVATALAHKYH; via the exons ATGGTGCATCTGACTGGTGAGGAGAAGTCTGCCGTCACTGCCCTATGGGGCAAGGTGAACGTGGAGGAAGTTGGTGGTGAGGCCCTGGGCAG GCTGCTGGTTGTCTACCCCTGGACTCAGAGGTTCTTTGAGTCCTTTGGGGACCTGTCCACTGCTGATGCTGTTATGAAAAACCCTAACGTGAAGAAACATGGCCAAAAGGTGCTAGCCTCCTTTGGTGAGGGCCTGAAGCATCTCGATGACCTCAAGGGTACGTTTGCTGCGCTGAGTGAGCTGCACTGTGACAAGCTGCACGTGGATCCTGAGAACTTCAGG CTCCTAGGCAACGTGCTGGTGGTTGTGCTGGCTCGCCACTTTGGCAAGGAATTCACCCCGGAGCTTCAGTCTGCCTATCAGAAGGTGGTGGCCGGTGTGGCTACTGCCTTGGCCCACAAGTACCATTGA
- the LOC132430264 gene encoding LOW QUALITY PROTEIN: hemoglobin subunit epsilon-4-like (The sequence of the model RefSeq protein was modified relative to this genomic sequence to represent the inferred CDS: inserted 1 base in 1 codon): protein MVRFTAEEKDVVASLWAKMNVEVAGGESLGRFLVVYPWTQRFFYSFANLYSESAIMGNPKVKACGRKVLTSFGNAIKHIDDLKGTFAHLSELHFDKLHVDSENFRLLSNMILIVXATHFSEEFTQKTQVPWQKLTEAVANALANKYQ, encoded by the exons ATGGTGCGTTTTACTGCTGAGGAGAAAGATGTTGTTGCTAGCCTGTGGGCCAAGATGAATGTAGAGGTGGCTGGAGGTGAGAGCTTGGGAAG GTTCCTGGTTGTCTACCCATGGACCCAGAGGTTCTTTTACAGTTTTGCTAACTTATACTCTGAGTCTGCGATAATGGGCAACCCTAAGGTCAAGGCCTGTGGCAGGAAGGTGCTGACCTCCTTTGGAAATGCCATTAAACACATTGACGACCTCAAGGGCACCTTTGCACATCTAAGTGAGCTGCACTTTGACAAGCTGCATGTGGATTCTGAGAACTTCAGG CTTCTAAGCAACATGATATTGATTG TTGCAACCCACTTCAGCGAGGAATTTACCCAAAAGACCCAGGTTCCCTGGCAGAAGCTGACAGAAGCTGTGGCTAATGCTCTGGCCAACAAGTACCAGTAG
- the LOC132429086 gene encoding hemoglobin subunit epsilon-1, which translates to MVHFTAEEKAAITGLWGRVNVEEAGGEALGRLLVVYPWTQRFFDNFGNLSSPSAIMGNPKVKAHGKKVLTSFGDAVKNMDNLKGTFAKLSELHCDKLHVDPENFRLLGNVLVIILASHFGREFTPELQAAWQKLVAGVATALAHKYH; encoded by the exons ATGGTGCATTTTACTGCTGAGGAGAAGGCTGCTATCACTGGCCTGTGGGGCAGAGTGAATGTGGAAGAGGCTGGAGGCGAGGCTCTGGGCAG GCTCCTGGTTGTCTACCCCTGGACCCAGAGGTTCTTTGACAACTTTGGCAACCTGTCCTCTCCCTCTGCCATAATGGGAAACCCCAAGGTCAAGGCCCATGGCAAGAAGGTGTTGACATCCTTTGGAGATGCTGTTAAGAACATGGACAACCTCAAGGGCACCTTTGCTAAGCTGAGTGAGCTGCACTGTGACAAGCTGCACGTGGATCCTGAGAACTTCAGG CTCCTGGGCAATGTGTTGGTGATTATTCTGGCTTCGCACTTTGGCAGAGAATTCACCCCTGAGTTGCAGGCTGCTTGGCAGAAGCTGGTGGCTGGTGTTGCCACTGCTCTGGCCCACAAGTACCACTGA